The Fructilactobacillus myrtifloralis genome contains a region encoding:
- a CDS encoding C69 family dipeptidase gives MTEPNYSACTSMLVGKKATVDGSTLIGRNEDAKAAWPKRFVVHDHQVASHPVVFQSTANGFQLDLPNEAAKYTATPEWTTSEGLFEEDGINEHGVAMSATESTYANDAVLGCDPLVPDGIGEEAMVTVVLPYVKSAREGVQRLGEIVSTKGVSETNGVLFSDDQEVWYFEIGSGHQWVAQLIPDDCYAVVANQMAIEKVDFNDQANFQWAPQLTEFVTTNHLNPDRHGFNFRHIFGTRTQMDTYYNTPRVWYGQKMFTPDVDQDPTSQDLPFLRKSDRLLSATDVQNLLNSHYQGTEFDPVGTGSEFDKHRFRPMSFAKTQEAHVLQLQADLPVEIGGIHWLSMGVGAESTFVPFFAGISETPVAYQYPVGHDYDPQSAYWNFKLVGILVDAHYHRFIGQVNDVQAELRQSYRQIINQTQAQVATSNDLVALANQASQQAAELALTRFQTLATRLITESADLSPLNYHQDLNL, from the coding sequence ATGACAGAACCGAATTATTCCGCCTGCACGAGTATGTTAGTCGGTAAAAAGGCAACCGTGGATGGAAGTACGTTAATTGGTCGTAATGAGGACGCGAAGGCCGCGTGGCCCAAGCGATTTGTCGTTCATGACCATCAGGTTGCTTCGCACCCAGTTGTTTTTCAATCCACTGCAAATGGCTTTCAATTAGACCTACCCAATGAGGCCGCAAAGTACACCGCGACCCCCGAGTGGACCACCAGCGAGGGACTATTTGAAGAGGATGGAATTAACGAACACGGCGTGGCAATGAGTGCCACCGAGAGTACCTATGCCAACGATGCCGTTTTAGGTTGTGATCCACTGGTTCCCGATGGAATCGGCGAAGAAGCCATGGTCACCGTTGTCCTTCCCTATGTAAAATCCGCACGGGAAGGTGTTCAACGCTTAGGTGAAATTGTCAGTACCAAGGGGGTCAGCGAAACCAATGGGGTCCTCTTTTCGGATGACCAAGAAGTTTGGTACTTTGAAATTGGTTCCGGCCACCAGTGGGTCGCACAACTGATCCCCGATGATTGTTATGCTGTCGTTGCCAACCAAATGGCCATCGAAAAGGTGGACTTTAACGACCAAGCGAACTTTCAGTGGGCGCCGCAGTTAACAGAATTTGTGACTACCAACCATCTCAATCCGGATCGCCACGGCTTTAACTTCCGCCACATCTTTGGGACGCGCACTCAAATGGATACCTATTACAACACTCCCCGAGTGTGGTACGGGCAAAAAATGTTTACTCCCGATGTAGATCAGGATCCAACTTCGCAGGACCTGCCCTTTTTACGCAAGAGTGACCGCTTGTTGTCGGCGACTGACGTTCAAAACCTCCTGAATTCTCACTACCAGGGAACCGAGTTTGATCCAGTGGGAACGGGCAGTGAATTTGACAAGCATCGGTTCCGTCCGATGAGCTTTGCCAAAACCCAGGAAGCCCACGTCTTACAACTCCAAGCAGACCTGCCCGTTGAAATTGGGGGCATCCACTGGCTATCAATGGGGGTGGGAGCCGAAAGTACCTTTGTTCCCTTTTTCGCGGGAATTAGTGAAACGCCCGTGGCCTATCAATATCCGGTTGGCCACGACTATGATCCTCAGTCTGCTTACTGGAATTTCAAACTAGTTGGAATTCTGGTTGATGCTCACTACCACCGCTTTATCGGTCAGGTTAACGACGTACAAGCTGAACTACGTCAGAGTTATCGGCAAATTATTAACCAGACGCAGGCCCAAGTTGCCACCAGCAATGATTTAGTTGCATTAGCCAATCAAGCTAGTCAACAAGCAGCTGAGCTGGCTTTAACCCGCTTCCAAACGTTAGCAACCCGGCTGATTACGGAATCTGCTGATCTATCGCCGTTAAACTACCACCAAGATTTGAATTTATAA
- the yjeM gene encoding glutamate/gamma-aminobutyrate family transporter YjeM, with amino-acid sequence MSKQKMKTGSLVLMIFSAIFGFANVTVAYDQMGYASIIWYAFAALVFFLPSSLMFAEYGSAFSDAKGGIYSWLKNSIGERLAFIGTFIWLAAWIIWMISVASKVWIPVSNIFFGSDKTTTWHLFNLFTPMQTIGILGVLWIIIITLCATQGFEQIAKVASIGGFFTILLPIIFVFLSIVVLILHHGQLAEPIHGLSSFIKSPNPLFASPIALLSFVVYAIFAYGGMESVGGVVDEVDHPKRTFPRGVIIAGILMAIIYSGAIFFVGVTANWHTVLGNNQVNLGNITYVLLNNLGVVFGQAIGVSHPVALTMGSWLARFAGLSMFIAYLGSFFVLIYSPIKSFIEGSDPQIWPKRVTKLNRHGMPAFAMWLQAAAVTVVILAISFSGSGAQKFYLILTDMANISSTFPYLFLVGAFPFFKRLSGIERPFVFYKNRIMTNVVVTIILIILILGIGFTAVEPLLEHDYQTAFWTIFGPVVFGLIGWLMYEFGLLKKRRQQLQ; translated from the coding sequence ATGTCGAAACAAAAAATGAAGACTGGTTCCCTGGTCTTAATGATTTTCTCTGCCATTTTTGGCTTTGCCAACGTCACCGTGGCCTATGATCAAATGGGCTACGCTAGTATTATTTGGTATGCCTTTGCGGCACTTGTCTTCTTTCTCCCCTCAAGCCTAATGTTTGCCGAATACGGTTCTGCCTTTAGCGATGCTAAGGGTGGCATCTACTCGTGGCTTAAAAATTCAATTGGGGAACGCCTCGCTTTTATTGGCACGTTCATCTGGTTAGCAGCCTGGATCATCTGGATGATTTCCGTCGCTAGTAAGGTGTGGATCCCTGTTTCCAACATTTTCTTTGGATCTGATAAAACAACAACTTGGCATCTTTTTAACCTTTTCACGCCGATGCAAACCATTGGAATTCTAGGCGTTTTATGGATTATCATCATTACCCTCTGTGCTACCCAGGGCTTTGAACAAATTGCTAAGGTTGCAAGCATCGGTGGTTTCTTCACCATTTTGTTACCAATCATCTTCGTCTTCCTTTCAATCGTGGTGCTAATCTTGCATCATGGACAACTAGCCGAACCGATTCACGGGCTTAGTTCCTTTATTAAGTCCCCTAATCCCCTGTTTGCTAGTCCCATTGCCCTCCTCTCGTTCGTAGTCTATGCAATCTTTGCCTACGGTGGAATGGAATCCGTGGGTGGCGTGGTCGATGAGGTAGATCATCCCAAACGAACCTTCCCACGTGGTGTCATCATTGCTGGGATTTTAATGGCCATCATTTATTCAGGAGCGATTTTCTTTGTCGGGGTAACTGCTAATTGGCATACCGTCCTGGGCAATAATCAGGTTAATCTTGGAAATATTACCTATGTCTTACTTAATAACCTAGGAGTGGTCTTTGGTCAAGCAATCGGGGTATCACATCCAGTTGCGTTAACAATGGGTAGTTGGTTGGCCCGCTTTGCGGGGCTTAGCATGTTTATCGCCTACTTAGGCTCTTTCTTTGTCTTAATCTATTCTCCGATTAAATCATTCATCGAAGGCTCTGATCCCCAAATTTGGCCGAAACGCGTTACGAAGTTGAATCGCCACGGCATGCCTGCCTTTGCGATGTGGCTTCAAGCGGCAGCAGTGACCGTGGTGATCCTAGCCATTTCCTTTAGTGGATCGGGAGCACAGAAGTTTTATCTGATTTTAACTGACATGGCCAACATCTCTAGCACCTTCCCGTACCTCTTTTTGGTGGGAGCCTTCCCCTTCTTTAAGCGCTTATCTGGGATTGAACGACCATTTGTTTTTTACAAGAATCGAATCATGACTAACGTGGTTGTAACTATCATTCTCATCATCTTAATTTTAGGAATTGGCTTTACAGCCGTTGAGCCCCTCTTAGAACATGATTACCAGACCGCTTTTTGGACCATCTTCGGTCCGGTTGTCTTTGGATTAATAGGTTGGTTGATGTACGAATTTGGGTTGCTGAAAAAACGTAGACAACAATTGCAATAA
- the glpK gene encoding glycerol kinase GlpK, translating into MKNEQYILAIDEGTTSVRAILFDQQGSIVGQAQRPIHQFFPQPGWVEQDPLEIWNGTETVISEVLFQTETPPYKVRAIGISNQRETTVVWNRKTGQPIHHAIVWQSKQTNEIAEHLQQAGYQTFIQQKTGLLIDSYFSATKLQWLLDQVPHAREQAEAGDLLFGTIDTWLLWKLTNGHVHATDVTNASRTMLYNIHTLDWDQELLELFQIPRTMLPTVHDSSHFYGYTQEFTLMGVQIPITGIAGDQQASLFGELALDPGQTKNTYGTGAFIMMNLGHEPQLSEHGLLTTIAYGLNGQVTYAFEGSVFTAGAAVEWLKDQVALVQDVTTTATQAEQAAATDQLYVVPAFSGLGAPYWDQNARGAILGLTQQTDDKQLIRATLESLAFQTRDVLQTMTHETGLPLKSLMVDGGVSKNEYLMQFQADILGTTITRAPLAETTALGVAYLAGLQVKYWPDVATLQALPRTTTSYQPQLAASMREWRYANWQQAVAATRLFAEEPHDGTTNSI; encoded by the coding sequence ATGAAAAACGAACAATACATTTTAGCAATTGATGAAGGAACGACTTCCGTGCGTGCCATTCTTTTTGACCAACAAGGAAGCATTGTCGGCCAGGCGCAACGTCCCATTCACCAGTTTTTCCCCCAACCAGGGTGGGTGGAACAGGATCCGTTAGAGATTTGGAACGGAACGGAAACGGTTATTTCAGAAGTACTCTTTCAAACGGAAACCCCGCCGTACAAGGTTCGTGCGATTGGGATTAGCAATCAACGCGAAACAACGGTGGTCTGGAATCGCAAAACCGGGCAACCGATTCACCATGCGATTGTATGGCAATCAAAGCAAACCAACGAAATTGCAGAACATCTCCAACAAGCGGGCTATCAAACTTTCATTCAGCAAAAGACGGGATTATTGATTGATTCTTATTTTTCCGCGACCAAGTTACAGTGGTTATTAGACCAGGTGCCGCACGCTCGGGAGCAGGCTGAGGCAGGGGACTTACTGTTTGGTACGATTGATACCTGGTTACTCTGGAAACTGACCAATGGTCACGTGCACGCAACCGACGTAACCAACGCCAGCCGGACCATGCTGTATAACATTCACACCCTAGATTGGGATCAAGAGTTGCTTGAACTGTTTCAGATTCCGCGGACCATGTTACCAACGGTTCATGATTCCAGTCATTTTTACGGGTATACGCAGGAATTCACCCTCATGGGCGTCCAAATTCCCATTACGGGGATTGCGGGAGATCAGCAGGCCTCGCTATTTGGTGAGTTAGCTTTAGACCCCGGTCAGACGAAGAATACCTACGGGACGGGCGCCTTTATCATGATGAATCTAGGACATGAGCCGCAACTGTCTGAGCACGGGCTACTGACCACGATTGCCTATGGCTTAAACGGGCAAGTTACGTACGCCTTTGAGGGAAGCGTGTTTACCGCAGGAGCCGCGGTTGAATGGTTAAAGGACCAGGTCGCCCTCGTCCAGGATGTCACCACGACGGCAACTCAAGCTGAGCAGGCCGCCGCAACCGATCAGTTATACGTTGTTCCCGCGTTTAGTGGGCTAGGCGCGCCGTACTGGGACCAAAACGCCCGGGGAGCAATTCTAGGGCTGACCCAACAAACTGATGACAAGCAGCTCATTCGCGCAACTTTAGAGTCCTTGGCATTTCAAACGCGGGACGTCTTGCAGACCATGACTCACGAAACGGGATTGCCCCTAAAATCCCTGATGGTCGATGGGGGCGTGTCCAAAAACGAATATTTGATGCAGTTTCAGGCTGACATCTTAGGCACCACCATTACGCGGGCCCCCTTAGCAGAAACGACGGCTTTAGGAGTGGCATATCTGGCTGGCTTACAGGTCAAGTATTGGCCAGATGTCGCGACGTTACAGGCCTTACCACGGACCACGACTAGTTATCAACCCCAGTTAGCTGCCTCCATGCGGGAGTGGCGGTATGCGAACTGGCAACAAGCGGTCGCAGCGACCCGATTATTTGCGGAGGAACCTCATGATGGAACTACCAACTCAATTTAA
- a CDS encoding RsmF rRNA methyltransferase first C-terminal domain-containing protein, with protein MELPTQFKAKYQRLLGDQFPAFLQSFAEAPQHGFRLNPLKPPANPAVDQSRSIPNVHDGYYGKVDGKSPAHQSGYVYSQEPSAMLVAEAVAPKPGERVLDLCAAPGGKSTQLAGLMQNQGLLVANEIDRGRAKVLVENLERFGVWNPLILNERPDRLSPAFPAYFDKILVDAPCSGEGMFRKNPTATTYWDTDYPAACAVRQREILQEAVKMLKPGGQLVYSTCTFAPEEDEQIIAWLLDQYPLELVALDKSAGMSDGRPEWANGNPDLQRALRLFPQSFAGDGHFIAKLQSTATGKPVKIRGQRSNVAGAERKEWQQFVAQNLTDFKAGSLLQFGEQLYSFNPEIPDLQGLRVMRPGTPLGTLKKHRIEPSYGLAMVLRPEQAQRTLTISYDQWQQYVHGDTFSTDAELPKGWYLLLYQQMPVGFGKVVNGTVKNFFPKGLRFQV; from the coding sequence ATGGAACTACCAACTCAATTTAAAGCTAAGTACCAACGGTTATTAGGAGACCAGTTTCCGGCCTTTTTACAAAGTTTTGCAGAAGCACCCCAGCACGGGTTTCGTCTGAACCCCTTGAAACCGCCAGCTAACCCGGCGGTTGATCAAAGTCGGTCCATTCCGAACGTGCATGATGGGTATTATGGCAAGGTTGATGGGAAGTCGCCGGCCCACCAAAGTGGGTATGTTTATAGTCAAGAACCATCTGCCATGTTGGTTGCGGAGGCTGTTGCTCCAAAACCCGGGGAGCGGGTGTTGGACTTGTGTGCCGCACCCGGGGGAAAATCCACCCAACTGGCTGGGTTAATGCAGAATCAGGGTTTACTAGTGGCCAATGAAATTGATCGGGGTCGGGCCAAGGTTTTAGTGGAGAACCTCGAGCGCTTCGGGGTCTGGAATCCGTTGATTTTAAATGAACGCCCCGACCGGTTAAGCCCCGCATTTCCCGCCTACTTTGACAAAATTTTAGTGGATGCGCCCTGTTCTGGGGAGGGAATGTTTCGGAAAAATCCGACTGCGACGACGTACTGGGATACCGATTATCCGGCAGCCTGTGCGGTGCGCCAGCGCGAAATCCTGCAAGAAGCCGTTAAAATGTTAAAGCCCGGCGGACAACTCGTGTATTCAACCTGTACGTTTGCACCTGAAGAAGACGAACAAATCATTGCGTGGTTGCTAGACCAGTATCCGCTAGAACTCGTTGCTTTGGATAAAAGCGCGGGAATGAGCGATGGTCGTCCCGAGTGGGCCAACGGTAATCCAGACCTCCAACGCGCTCTCAGGTTATTTCCGCAGTCCTTTGCGGGCGACGGACATTTCATCGCTAAACTGCAAAGCACCGCGACAGGGAAGCCGGTTAAGATTCGGGGCCAGCGCAGTAACGTTGCCGGTGCCGAGCGTAAAGAATGGCAGCAATTTGTAGCCCAAAACCTGACAGATTTTAAGGCGGGCTCGTTACTGCAATTTGGCGAACAATTATATTCGTTTAACCCTGAAATTCCGGATTTACAGGGGCTACGGGTGATGCGACCGGGAACGCCACTGGGAACCTTAAAAAAACACCGAATTGAACCTAGCTATGGCTTGGCCATGGTTCTGCGGCCTGAGCAGGCGCAACGGACGCTAACGATTAGTTATGATCAGTGGCAGCAGTATGTGCATGGTGACACCTTTAGCACGGATGCTGAGCTACCCAAGGGCTGGTATTTATTACTGTACCAACAGATGCCAGTTGGCTTTGGGAAGGTAGTCAATGGAACTGTAAAGAACTTCTTTCCGAAGGGATTACGCTTTCAAGTATAA
- the fni gene encoding type 2 isopentenyl-diphosphate Delta-isomerase, which produces MTNRQSHRKDEHVSLAKKFHQASTAGFADLHFVPNGLPEVAVSEIELNTTFLGHQFALPFYIEAMTGGSKYTQKLNHQLAEVAKATGVALALGSASVALRDKTTLPSFTVAREVNPTGFLLSNVGAGVTPTQAQTVVDLLQADALEVHINVVQELVMPEGDRDFHWLTNLQQIVEQVKVPVIVKEVGFGLDQATLRQLEAIGVQTVNVGGHGGTNFAQIENFRRPHKDLADFNDWGLTTVQSLYEAQAVPDLQIVAAGGITTPLEIAKALYLGADAVGIAGAILTTLIDDGVEATITKLQEWSFGLRAIFTALGVKNIAELRERPVVLSSELENYLQQRHLRP; this is translated from the coding sequence GTGACTAATCGTCAATCACACCGAAAAGATGAACACGTGTCGCTAGCCAAAAAGTTTCACCAGGCTTCGACAGCTGGCTTTGCGGACCTCCATTTCGTTCCAAATGGCTTGCCGGAGGTGGCCGTTTCAGAGATTGAGCTCAACACGACCTTCCTTGGCCATCAGTTTGCTCTCCCCTTCTACATTGAAGCCATGACGGGGGGCAGTAAGTACACGCAGAAGCTCAACCACCAACTGGCGGAAGTGGCTAAAGCGACTGGGGTTGCCCTGGCATTAGGAAGCGCTAGCGTGGCGCTACGCGACAAAACTACCCTCCCCAGCTTTACGGTCGCCCGCGAGGTTAATCCCACGGGATTTTTACTGTCCAACGTCGGGGCGGGGGTCACCCCCACCCAGGCGCAGACCGTGGTCGACTTACTGCAAGCAGATGCCTTAGAAGTGCACATCAACGTGGTCCAAGAACTGGTCATGCCAGAGGGCGATCGTGATTTTCACTGGCTGACTAATTTGCAACAAATTGTGGAGCAGGTCAAGGTGCCCGTGATTGTTAAAGAAGTTGGCTTCGGCTTGGATCAAGCCACTCTCCGCCAGCTTGAAGCCATCGGCGTGCAAACCGTTAACGTAGGCGGGCACGGGGGGACTAACTTTGCCCAAATTGAAAACTTCCGGCGCCCCCATAAAGATTTGGCCGACTTCAATGATTGGGGCTTAACGACCGTGCAATCGTTATACGAGGCCCAGGCGGTTCCCGATTTGCAAATTGTCGCTGCTGGTGGAATTACTACTCCCCTAGAAATTGCTAAGGCGCTTTATCTCGGCGCGGATGCCGTGGGGATTGCGGGTGCAATCTTAACCACGTTAATCGACGATGGCGTGGAGGCCACCATTACCAAGTTGCAGGAATGGAGCTTTGGCCTACGCGCCATTTTCACCGCGCTTGGTGTCAAAAACATTGCCGAACTACGCGAGCGACCGGTCGTCCTGAGTTCAGAACTAGAAAATTACTTACAACAACGTCATTTACGACCATAA
- a CDS encoding phosphomevalonate kinase translates to MITTSTPGKLYLAGEYAVVENGNPAIIAAVNRFVTVTIAENQERCSITSQQYENHRVHWERVNSRMIVDDRDNPFQYIIAAIQVTEDYVQALGKPIQKYHLSVNSELDSGTGKKYGLGSSAAVTVATIKALCQLYQLSLSKVQLFKLAAIAHFNVQGNGSLGDVASSVFGGLITYSSFDRQWLAEFRDKIALPELLKLEWPRLEITPLQIPSVLRFLVGWTGSPASTSRLIDKVELKKGKHGPQYERFLHESNKCVREITNGFRQNNSKLIMQNINRNRQLLQSLSTLAGVTIETPQLTKLIDIADHFGGAAKTSGAGGGDCGIVLIEANYDIAGLQAAWQRAGIEPLNLAIYNYEGEPSD, encoded by the coding sequence TTGATTACAACAAGCACCCCGGGAAAACTTTATTTGGCAGGTGAATACGCCGTCGTTGAGAACGGGAACCCAGCCATTATTGCCGCCGTTAATCGGTTTGTAACGGTCACGATTGCGGAAAATCAAGAGCGGTGCTCAATTACTTCTCAACAATACGAAAACCATCGCGTGCACTGGGAACGGGTTAACTCGCGCATGATTGTAGATGACCGTGATAACCCCTTTCAATACATTATTGCGGCCATCCAGGTAACCGAAGATTACGTCCAAGCATTGGGAAAACCAATTCAAAAGTACCACCTAAGCGTCAACAGTGAGCTAGACAGTGGGACTGGGAAAAAGTATGGACTGGGCTCATCCGCTGCCGTGACGGTGGCGACCATTAAGGCGCTCTGTCAGCTCTACCAGCTCTCGTTGAGCAAAGTCCAACTCTTTAAGTTGGCCGCAATTGCCCACTTCAACGTTCAGGGGAACGGTTCACTCGGTGATGTTGCGTCGAGTGTCTTTGGGGGCTTAATTACATATAGTTCCTTTGACCGCCAGTGGTTAGCTGAATTCCGAGATAAGATTGCCCTCCCGGAACTGTTGAAATTGGAGTGGCCCCGCTTAGAGATCACTCCCTTACAGATCCCGAGCGTGCTCCGCTTTTTAGTGGGCTGGACCGGCTCGCCGGCTTCCACGTCCCGCTTAATCGATAAAGTAGAACTAAAAAAGGGAAAGCATGGCCCTCAGTACGAACGCTTTTTGCATGAAAGTAATAAATGCGTCCGTGAAATCACCAACGGATTTCGGCAGAATAACAGCAAGTTGATCATGCAAAATATCAACCGGAATCGTCAGCTCCTCCAATCATTGAGTACCCTAGCTGGCGTCACAATTGAAACGCCCCAACTAACGAAGTTAATTGACATTGCCGATCACTTTGGCGGTGCCGCCAAAACTTCCGGTGCGGGTGGCGGAGACTGTGGGATCGTGTTAATCGAAGCCAACTACGATATTGCCGGCCTCCAAGCTGCTTGGCAACGGGCGGGAATTGAACCATTAAACCTCGCGATTTATAACTACGAAGGAGAACCCAGTGACTAA
- a CDS encoding P-loop NTPase fold protein: MNNSSKDESMKIDQIDTEPQAQKFAEEIAKAPKTYFLQGKWGSGKTEYLKQVEKILANDNFDIFELKFWEPKNKETFSKNLFNEIRPKFAKRIFRFKIFFVFFGVIGTCFLIFNGLKNTFFDYTVFFPHSWINFINNNHLFKRISLVLFLIFIISLIFLGSYKFLNDKNWFDIDKWYFQSSKKKLIKKSNKKVLVIDDFDRIDADNQKELYILFNEVHNEIAVIFVGDLNNIENIENNYLGKIIDQKISLPYSLSSKNITKNVISVIENTLLVPFNIHSLKKIFDNDNLTARDGNHFLSYVQSEFINYNKINRVQTDQQLLLIYLYLFHPDRYQLIVERKLPSDDQDDENLNSLINQILKKRKVTPEDFSKNPSVYFLNELATNHSNFELNEIIKDDGSKLDDFFAYDEDNHDNNKLDFNFYDEFLYYIRNMRNNEYKACQLILEKHAIKALNLNKALNLKIRYKPNKLIKTIFEKRKEFSGYLANDDSKLFADFNGIFTEASNSLDIKINNTKKLYCFRSCLNLNNINNIINVINVRDYFYELTNEISNIEFGTRDYDAELLIIKLGYRVDPLELKTIKIEPGENENIISKINIPFDKEVKFIEELKATEYKAFWDAYGVQLEKDSNGKKVLSGVNDSDLDFGYGKNKYKDHVLKSLLKINKKEKEI, translated from the coding sequence ATGAATAATAGCTCTAAAGATGAAAGCATGAAAATAGATCAAATTGACACTGAACCACAAGCCCAAAAATTTGCGGAAGAAATTGCAAAGGCACCTAAAACATATTTTTTGCAAGGAAAATGGGGCAGTGGTAAAACTGAATATCTTAAACAAGTAGAAAAAATTTTAGCAAATGATAATTTCGACATTTTTGAATTAAAATTTTGGGAACCCAAAAACAAAGAAACATTTTCTAAAAACTTATTTAATGAAATAAGGCCAAAATTTGCTAAAAGGATATTTAGATTCAAAATATTTTTTGTTTTTTTTGGTGTGATTGGAACTTGCTTTTTAATTTTCAATGGATTAAAAAACACATTTTTTGATTATACAGTATTTTTTCCACATTCGTGGATTAATTTTATTAATAATAATCATTTATTTAAAAGAATATCTTTAGTATTGTTTTTGATTTTTATTATATCCTTAATCTTTTTAGGATCATATAAATTTTTGAATGATAAAAATTGGTTTGATATTGACAAATGGTATTTTCAGAGTTCGAAAAAAAAGCTAATAAAAAAAAGTAATAAAAAAGTACTTGTGATTGATGATTTTGACCGTATTGATGCTGACAACCAGAAAGAATTATATATATTATTTAATGAAGTTCATAATGAAATTGCAGTTATATTTGTTGGTGATTTGAATAATATTGAGAATATTGAAAACAATTATTTAGGTAAAATAATTGATCAAAAAATTTCTTTACCATATTCATTAAGTTCAAAGAATATAACTAAAAATGTGATTAGTGTAATAGAAAACACTTTGTTAGTACCATTTAACATTCATTCTTTAAAAAAGATTTTTGATAATGATAATCTCACTGCTAGAGATGGAAATCATTTTTTATCGTATGTACAAAGTGAATTTATTAATTACAATAAAATTAATAGGGTTCAAACTGATCAGCAACTTCTTTTGATTTATCTATATCTATTTCATCCGGACCGCTATCAGTTAATTGTTGAGAGAAAGTTACCTAGTGATGATCAAGACGATGAAAATTTAAATAGTTTAATAAATCAAATTTTGAAGAAGAGAAAGGTTACTCCTGAGGATTTTTCAAAAAACCCATCTGTTTATTTTTTAAACGAACTTGCAACTAATCATTCAAATTTTGAATTGAATGAAATAATCAAAGATGATGGTAGTAAGCTGGATGATTTTTTTGCGTATGATGAAGATAATCATGATAATAATAAATTAGATTTTAATTTTTACGATGAATTTTTATATTATATTCGTAATATGCGAAACAATGAATATAAGGCTTGTCAATTAATTCTTGAAAAACATGCTATTAAAGCACTCAATTTAAATAAAGCACTCAATTTAAAAATTCGTTATAAACCTAATAAATTAATTAAAACTATTTTTGAAAAAAGAAAAGAATTCAGTGGTTATTTAGCCAATGATGATTCAAAATTGTTTGCGGATTTTAATGGAATTTTTACAGAAGCATCTAATTCTTTGGATATTAAAATTAATAATACTAAAAAATTATATTGTTTTAGATCTTGTTTGAATTTAAATAATATTAATAACATAATTAATGTTATTAATGTAAGAGATTATTTTTATGAATTAACTAATGAAATTAGTAATATCGAATTTGGAACTAGGGACTATGATGCAGAGTTATTAATCATTAAGTTAGGATATCGGGTTGATCCTCTTGAATTAAAAACAATTAAAATTGAACCTGGAGAAAATGAAAATATTATTTCTAAGATTAATATACCATTTGATAAAGAAGTTAAGTTTATTGAGGAGTTAAAAGCAACTGAATATAAAGCATTTTGGGATGCTTATGGAGTGCAGCTGGAGAAAGATTCTAACGGTAAAAAGGTACTAAGCGGAGTGAACGATAGCGATCTAGATTTTGGATATGGTAAGAACAAATATAAAGATCATGTTTTAAAGAGCTTATTGAAAATAAATAAAAAAGAAAAAGAGATTTGA